In Podospora pseudopauciseta strain CBS 411.78 chromosome 3, whole genome shotgun sequence, one genomic interval encodes:
- a CDS encoding hypothetical protein (COG:K; EggNog:ENOG503P0RH), translating to MLLNPIHLNHFHQPSPPPPPRQHVEEVDPFEALYNSLSNLTLTPTTLIPRAPAAVSKPIAPAPVPQPQPAIVDKQQDEQRIPVNLIFPPGDNVIFAHSSYFTRPKYAFQPDLPSVPQVRGQAILSHGSLPLPSPYYLPAPQAGLLVKYGADTAVTSTEAKTLMTLKRYLSDKVPVPEVFGWRRDIGTGERVLYLSLPSEEVTLEQQWPYLSDAQKEHVCLQIKDMVKSWRRLQPGGVEVVASIDNTPLKDEIFQFPSSPGLKIPAPGPFPNVSNFHSYFVATAVALSQTKQKDDTPAKINYQPHHLLPDNVPIVFTHGALHPRNIIIFMNEQNQPMVTSVIGWEQAGWYPAYWELCKARYECSKPKEENMSLTDWESKYLPAIVNLDGFGMEEQGWNGRALCQYWDYFVGLMHRWQ from the exons ATGCTGCTGAATCCAATCCACCTCAATCACTTTCACcagccctccccaccacctccaccacggCAACATGTCGAGGAAGTGGACCCCTTCGAGGCCCTCTACAACTCCCtttccaacctcaccctGACCCCCACCACTCTCATCCCCAGAGCCCCAGCAGCCGTCAGCAAACCTATCGCTCCAGCGCCAGtaccacaacctcaaccagcCATTGTAGATAAGCAACAAGATGAGCAACGGATTCCTGTCAACCTCATCTTTCCCCCAGGAGACAACGTCATATTTGCACACTCTTCATACTTTACCCGTCCCAAATATGCATTCCAACCGGACCTCCCCAGCGTGCCCCAGGTGCGGGGACAAGCTATCCTCTCACATGGATCTCTGCCATTACCATCACCATACTACCTCCCCGCGCCACAAGCAGGACTGCTGGTCAAGTATGGCGCAGACACCGCGGTTACCTCGACTGAAGCCAAGACATTAATGACCCTCAAACGGTACCTCAGCGACAAGGTCCCCGTCCCCGAAGTCTTTGGCTGGCGACGGGACATCGGAACTGGGGAGCGAGTCCTCTACCTCTCCTTGCCATCAGAGGAAGTAACACTCGAGCAACAATGGCCATATCTATCCGACGCCCAGAAAGAGCACGTCTGTCTTCAGATCAAGGATATGGTTAAATCATGGCGTCGTCTCCAGCCAGGAGGAGTCGAGGTAGTCG CAAGCATAGACAACACCCCTCTCAAAGACGAGATCTTCCaatttccctcctccccaggccTCAAAATCCCCGCCCCAGGGCCTTTCCCCAACGTCTCCAACTTCCACAGCTATTTCGTCGCCACAGCCGTGGccctctcccaaaccaaGCAAAAAGATGATACCCCCGCCAAGATCAACtaccaacctcatcatctcctccccgacAACGTCCCCATTGTCTTTACGCACGGTGCTCTCCACCCAAgaaacatcatcatctttaTGAACGAACAGAACCAGCCAATGGTGACGAGTGTGATTGGCTGGGAGCAAGCAGGCTGGTATCCCGCCTACTGGGAGCTATGCAAGGCAAGATATGAGTGCTCCAAGCCAAAAGAGGAAAACATGTCGTTGACAGATTGGGAGAGCAAGTACTTGCCTGCGATTGTCAACTTGGATGGGTTCGGGATGGAAGAGCAGGGGTGGAATGGGAGGGCGCTGTGCCAGTATTGGGACTATTTTGTTGGGTTGATGCATCGGTGGCAGTGA